The Halobaculum sp. MBLA0143 genome includes a region encoding these proteins:
- a CDS encoding cytochrome P450: MSQPPRAPGHWPLVGHTVSFLRSPLSTLDRWGQTDAPVVSASVAGRQVVVVTDPRVARQVLVDASEEYQKAEILRERLGTLQGGSLVLLEGDAWRDRRSVVGSAFTADRVSTVDSVTAAYADGELADWPTDATVDLQATARDLTLAVLARALFGLDLRGGDTPIHAAADDVLARLRLDSPSTYLPEWVPTPTNRRFRRAVATLHARLDETVERQRRSDGSHDGHRARDDHDDHSDRGLLGTLVAAGLPTETIRDELIAFLFAGFDSTATALSCTLGLLAAHPRRQSSLAAAVDRSVGDRSLADASPIDCEPLDAVVRESLRLYPPQYLLFREPLSDVSLGGAQVTAGTPVVLAPWLYHRDSRFWDDPETFRPQRWLDGRDGRGSAADDEDGDGTAEGRGVDGGGPGLAGDDRPTAAYVPYGVGPRSCIGRRMADRMLRTAVAAVCRRYRLTPVDELTVAGGPTLALDGGVSVRVQPRE, encoded by the coding sequence GTGTCACAGCCGCCGCGTGCCCCCGGCCACTGGCCGCTCGTCGGACACACAGTCTCGTTTCTCCGGTCGCCGTTGTCGACGCTGGACCGGTGGGGCCAGACGGACGCGCCGGTGGTCTCGGCGTCCGTCGCCGGGCGGCAGGTGGTGGTCGTCACCGATCCACGAGTCGCTCGGCAGGTTCTCGTCGACGCCTCCGAGGAGTACCAGAAGGCGGAGATTCTCCGAGAACGTCTCGGAACGCTCCAGGGCGGGAGTCTCGTCCTGTTGGAGGGAGACGCCTGGCGAGACCGGCGTTCGGTGGTCGGGTCGGCGTTCACCGCCGACCGAGTGTCGACCGTCGACAGCGTCACCGCGGCGTACGCGGACGGGGAGCTGGCCGACTGGCCGACCGACGCGACGGTCGACCTCCAGGCGACGGCTCGTGACCTCACGCTCGCCGTGCTCGCGCGGGCGTTGTTCGGGTTGGACCTCCGGGGCGGCGACACCCCGATCCACGCGGCTGCCGACGACGTGCTCGCCCGGCTCCGGCTGGACTCGCCGTCGACGTACCTCCCGGAGTGGGTGCCGACACCGACCAACCGCCGGTTCCGACGCGCCGTGGCGACGCTGCACGCGCGTCTCGACGAGACTGTCGAGCGGCAGCGTCGCTCCGACGGGAGCCACGACGGTCACCGCGCCCGCGACGACCACGACGACCACAGTGACCGCGGACTCCTCGGGACACTCGTGGCTGCCGGACTGCCGACGGAGACGATCCGGGACGAACTGATCGCGTTCCTGTTCGCCGGGTTCGACTCGACCGCGACCGCGCTGTCCTGTACGCTCGGGCTGCTCGCGGCCCACCCGCGACGACAGTCGTCACTGGCGGCGGCGGTCGACCGGAGCGTCGGCGACAGGTCGCTGGCGGACGCCTCGCCGATCGACTGTGAGCCACTCGACGCGGTCGTCCGAGAGAGTCTCCGGCTGTACCCGCCGCAGTATCTCCTGTTCAGGGAGCCACTCTCCGACGTGTCGCTCGGTGGAGCACAGGTGACCGCCGGGACACCGGTCGTGCTGGCCCCGTGGCTGTACCACCGCGACAGTCGGTTCTGGGACGACCCGGAGACGTTCCGCCCGCAGCGGTGGCTCGACGGCCGAGACGGGCGAGGGAGCGCTGCAGACGACGAGGACGGAGACGGGACCGCCGAGGGCAGGGGTGTCGACGGCGGCGGGCCGGGGCTCGCCGGCGACGACCGCCCGACTGCCGCGTACGTCCCGTACGGCGTCGGCCCGCGCAGTTGTATCGGCCGTCGGATGGCCGACCGGATGCTGCGGACCGCCGTCGCCGCGGTCTGTCGGCGCTACCGGCTCACGCCGGTCGACGAGCTCACCGTCGCCGGCGGCCCGACGCTCGCGCTCGACGGGGGCGTGTCCGTCCGTGTCCAGCCACGCGAGTGA
- a CDS encoding L-aspartate oxidase gives MSTPEDTASAVDYETESVGVLVIGAGAAGARAAIELAERGVDDLLVVGKRGHGDAHTTWARGGINGALGTHDPEDDWAIHAADTLNEGHFVNDPAKVETVTRAMPDHLRELDDWGMSFSRTDDGEIDQRYFGAQSFRRTAFAGDHTGESLLDTLVGRAQELEVPYRENLLVTKLAADGDRVYGAVGVDLDTEEPTLIEASEVVLAAGGYAAIYDRHTSRDDENNGDGPALALDAGASLMDTEFVQFHPTGMAVDESDPEWAPWRGRLVTEAVRGEGGRLYNAEGERFMERYSPDQMELDARDVVARAIAQEVREGRGTENDGVYLDISHREADFVQERLPRMYERFQDLGVDLSEEPVEVAPTAHYGMGGVAVDDYGETDVSGLFAVGETMAGVHGANRLGGNSLAETVVYGAVAGERIAARDPEPGTVPAAVRESLVEPHVAGLTTLADSDGEHEPRAVLDDLQNLLWDHAGLLRDGDQLREGLDQLAEVRDAAEEMAVGPLGSRSFEFAVDVGFSLTVAETVMRGALERDESRGAHYRTDATDPDPEWRRNIHYHAADVGVTTTTEPVGEPSETVQTALDEGHELDYHQLE, from the coding sequence GTGAGTACACCGGAGGACACGGCGAGTGCAGTCGACTACGAGACGGAGTCGGTCGGCGTACTCGTGATCGGAGCGGGCGCGGCGGGCGCCAGAGCCGCTATCGAGCTCGCGGAGCGTGGCGTCGACGACCTGCTCGTCGTCGGGAAGCGCGGGCACGGCGACGCACACACGACGTGGGCGCGCGGCGGTATCAACGGCGCACTCGGCACCCACGACCCGGAAGACGACTGGGCGATCCACGCCGCGGACACGCTGAACGAGGGGCACTTCGTCAACGACCCCGCGAAGGTGGAGACGGTGACGCGAGCGATGCCGGACCACCTCCGCGAACTTGACGACTGGGGGATGTCGTTCTCCCGGACGGACGACGGCGAGATCGACCAACGCTACTTCGGCGCACAGTCGTTCCGCCGGACCGCCTTCGCCGGCGACCACACCGGCGAGTCGTTGCTCGACACGCTCGTCGGCCGGGCACAGGAGCTGGAGGTTCCCTACCGCGAGAACCTCCTAGTGACGAAGCTCGCCGCCGACGGCGACAGAGTCTACGGTGCCGTCGGTGTCGACCTCGACACCGAGGAGCCGACGCTGATCGAAGCCTCGGAGGTCGTGCTCGCGGCGGGTGGCTACGCGGCGATCTACGACCGTCACACCTCCCGCGACGACGAGAACAACGGTGACGGGCCAGCGCTGGCGTTGGACGCCGGCGCGTCGCTGATGGACACGGAGTTCGTCCAGTTCCACCCGACCGGGATGGCCGTCGACGAGTCCGACCCGGAGTGGGCGCCCTGGCGCGGCCGGCTCGTCACGGAGGCTGTCCGCGGCGAGGGTGGTCGACTGTACAACGCCGAGGGCGAGCGGTTCATGGAGCGGTACTCTCCCGACCAGATGGAGTTGGACGCCCGCGACGTGGTCGCTCGCGCCATCGCACAGGAGGTGCGCGAGGGCCGCGGCACGGAGAACGACGGTGTCTACCTCGACATCTCTCACCGAGAGGCGGACTTCGTCCAGGAACGGCTCCCTCGGATGTACGAACGCTTCCAAGACTTGGGCGTCGACCTCTCCGAAGAGCCAGTAGAGGTGGCGCCGACGGCCCACTACGGGATGGGTGGCGTCGCCGTCGACGACTACGGGGAGACGGACGTGTCGGGACTGTTCGCCGTCGGCGAGACGATGGCGGGCGTCCACGGCGCCAACCGACTCGGCGGCAACAGTCTCGCCGAGACGGTCGTGTACGGTGCCGTCGCCGGCGAGCGAATCGCCGCCCGCGACCCGGAGCCGGGGACGGTTCCGGCGGCGGTGCGTGAGTCACTCGTCGAGCCACACGTCGCCGGGCTCACCACGCTGGCCGACAGCGACGGCGAGCACGAGCCGCGCGCGGTGCTCGACGACCTCCAGAACCTCCTGTGGGACCACGCGGGGCTGCTCCGAGACGGCGACCAGCTCCGGGAGGGGTTGGACCAGCTCGCGGAGGTCAGAGATGCCGCCGAAGAGATGGCTGTCGGTCCGCTGGGGAGCCGGTCGTTCGAGTTCGCCGTGGACGTGGGATTCTCGCTGACGGTCGCGGAGACAGTCATGCGGGGGGCGCTCGAACGCGACGAGTCCCGCGGCGCCCACTACCGCACGGACGCCACCGATCCCGATCCGGAGTGGCGCCGGAACATCCACTACCACGCCGCGGACGTCGGCGTCACGACGACCACCGAGCCCGTCGGCGAGCCGAGTGAGACGGTCCAGACGGCACTCGACGAGGGGCACGAGCTCGACTACCACCAGCTGGAGTAG
- a CDS encoding methyl-accepting chemotaxis protein gives MSDTGVSRGTSLGRVEAFLRNVPDGRSMSDEMWRGRHRKILLALAAHVPFLAALGLFTGTLPVAEATIPATPTWLVAGELGLLAVVVAAAWSSRPRRRIRTLLSAFGWMLASMALVQFSGGYIEAHFHFFVAVGVLASYEDWLPFAAGVGYVVLGHGAFATVLDASRVYNHAAGAGNPWVWGGIHGLFVSMLAVSELSNWQSIEQSRREAREQLAEAERQRELVADAETAQAEAERREAEITALKQRLESTAESYRETITRAADGDLTVRLDEDADDESMRAVAESVNRMLVALDETVVETQSFADDVADGSDSAVSAATTVETTSETVGRTVNEVERQVTAHRDDLAQAADEMNTLSATVEEVAASASEVETTATQMAGTADDGRAAIEDAVAAADDVRETIGDTVATVETLDERMDEIDEITALIGDIAAQTNLLALNANIEAARADTDGSDGFAVVADEVKSLAEETRAAAGDIESLIAGAREQTETVRETATRAASHADDAQTAVTAAGEQFDTLAEQAAATTDGVTEISRATDDQAASIEETVSVVDQVQTGSEETVEAVSDIAEAATRQTSEAQAIVSEVERLARQADTLQTSLETFTTAETDASDGVDVPRSAGGPAGVAGSR, from the coding sequence ATGAGTGACACAGGGGTGAGTCGAGGAACGAGCCTGGGGCGCGTGGAGGCGTTCCTCCGAAACGTGCCGGACGGTCGGTCGATGAGCGACGAGATGTGGCGTGGTCGCCACCGAAAGATCCTGCTCGCGCTGGCGGCACACGTCCCCTTCCTGGCGGCGCTGGGGTTGTTCACGGGGACGCTCCCGGTCGCGGAGGCGACGATCCCGGCGACGCCGACGTGGTTGGTCGCCGGGGAGTTGGGGCTGCTCGCCGTCGTCGTCGCCGCAGCCTGGAGTAGCCGACCGCGGCGGCGTATCCGCACGCTCCTGTCGGCGTTCGGTTGGATGCTGGCGTCGATGGCGCTCGTCCAGTTCTCCGGAGGGTACATCGAGGCCCACTTCCACTTCTTCGTCGCCGTCGGGGTGTTGGCGAGCTACGAGGACTGGCTGCCGTTCGCGGCCGGCGTCGGCTACGTGGTCCTGGGTCACGGGGCGTTCGCGACCGTCCTCGACGCGAGTCGGGTGTACAACCACGCCGCCGGTGCCGGGAACCCCTGGGTCTGGGGCGGGATCCACGGTCTGTTCGTCTCGATGCTGGCCGTCTCCGAGCTGTCGAACTGGCAGTCGATCGAGCAGTCACGCCGCGAGGCGCGCGAGCAGTTGGCGGAGGCAGAACGGCAACGCGAACTCGTCGCCGACGCCGAGACGGCACAGGCAGAGGCGGAGCGCCGCGAGGCGGAGATCACCGCACTGAAACAGCGTCTGGAGTCGACGGCAGAGTCGTACCGTGAGACGATCACGCGGGCCGCCGACGGCGACCTGACTGTCCGGTTGGACGAGGACGCGGACGACGAGTCGATGCGGGCCGTCGCCGAGTCGGTCAACCGGATGTTGGTGGCGCTCGACGAGACGGTCGTCGAGACGCAGTCGTTCGCGGACGACGTTGCCGACGGCTCCGACTCGGCCGTGAGCGCCGCGACGACGGTGGAGACGACCAGCGAGACGGTCGGGCGGACGGTCAACGAGGTCGAACGCCAGGTGACGGCCCACCGAGACGACCTCGCGCAGGCGGCCGACGAGATGAACACGCTGTCGGCGACGGTCGAAGAGGTCGCCGCCTCGGCCTCGGAGGTGGAGACGACGGCGACGCAGATGGCCGGCACCGCCGACGACGGGCGAGCGGCCATCGAAGACGCCGTCGCGGCGGCCGACGACGTCCGGGAGACGATCGGCGACACCGTCGCGACCGTCGAGACGCTGGACGAACGGATGGACGAAATCGACGAGATCACGGCGCTGATCGGCGACATCGCCGCCCAGACGAACCTGCTCGCGCTGAACGCCAACATCGAGGCCGCCCGCGCGGACACGGACGGCAGCGACGGGTTCGCCGTCGTCGCAGACGAGGTGAAGTCGCTCGCAGAGGAGACGCGGGCCGCCGCGGGCGACATCGAGTCGTTGATCGCCGGCGCACGCGAACAGACGGAGACCGTGAGGGAGACGGCCACTCGGGCGGCGAGCCACGCGGACGACGCACAGACGGCCGTCACGGCCGCCGGCGAACAGTTCGACACACTGGCCGAGCAGGCCGCGGCGACGACGGACGGCGTGACGGAGATCAGTCGCGCCACGGACGACCAGGCCGCGAGCATCGAGGAGACCGTCAGCGTCGTCGATCAGGTGCAGACCGGGAGCGAGGAGACCGTCGAGGCCGTGAGCGACATCGCCGAGGCGGCGACTCGACAGACGTCGGAGGCGCAGGCCATCGTCTCGGAGGTCGAACGACTCGCTCGGCAGGCCGACACGCTCCAGACGTCACTGGAGACGTTCACGACCGCGGAGACGGACGCGAGTGACGGCGTCGACGTTCCGCGGTCGGCGGGTGGGCCGGCCGGGGTGGCCGGCTCGCGGTGA
- a CDS encoding 3-oxoacyl-ACP reductase family protein, which translates to MWPDGDDTVAVVTGGTRGIGRAVVHYLAERGVSVVATYCADETAAAQLESELGSFDTESRVHQFDVGDADAVAAAFEAVREEFGPVDVLVNNAGTMANGLSVRLSDDNWERVVQTNLSGAFYCSRAALGQMLRSDGGSVVNVSSVAALRGWSGQANYAASKAGLVGLTRSLAREYGSRDVRVNAVCPGYTETQLLTSGPYDDAEAVLAEEPIPQDRLADPEEVAEVIGFLASPAASYVSGAVLRVDGGLLA; encoded by the coding sequence GTGTGGCCTGACGGTGACGACACGGTCGCCGTCGTCACGGGTGGAACGCGCGGGATCGGTCGCGCGGTCGTCCACTACCTGGCCGAACGAGGCGTGTCCGTGGTAGCGACGTACTGCGCCGACGAGACGGCAGCCGCACAACTGGAGTCGGAACTGGGGTCGTTCGACACGGAGAGTCGAGTGCACCAGTTCGACGTGGGTGACGCGGACGCGGTCGCGGCGGCGTTCGAGGCGGTCCGCGAGGAGTTCGGACCGGTGGACGTGCTCGTCAACAACGCCGGGACGATGGCGAACGGGCTGTCCGTCCGCCTGTCCGACGACAACTGGGAGCGTGTCGTGCAGACGAACCTCTCGGGGGCGTTCTACTGTTCCCGGGCCGCGCTGGGTCAGATGTTGCGCAGCGACGGCGGGTCGGTGGTGAACGTGAGCAGCGTCGCCGCGCTTCGTGGGTGGTCCGGACAGGCCAACTACGCTGCCAGCAAGGCGGGACTAGTCGGGCTCACTCGGTCACTCGCCCGTGAGTACGGGAGCCGTGACGTACGCGTCAACGCCGTCTGTCCGGGGTACACGGAGACGCAGTTGTTGACGTCCGGTCCGTACGACGACGCCGAGGCGGTGCTCGCCGAGGAACCCATTCCACAGGACCGCCTGGCAGACCCGGAAGAGGTCGCCGAAGTGATCGGGTTCCTCGCCAGTCCCGCCGCCTCGTACGTCTCCGGAGCGGTGCTACGGGTCGACGGCGGGCTGTTGGCGTGA
- a CDS encoding ACP S-malonyltransferase, with protein sequence MTETALLCPGQGSQTSGMGAAFYDAWPEFREAFARLDGSLDLDLETLVFESSDDRLRETRYTQPAVFAVGVTAARATDRRFDVDPTFFAGHSLGHFTALAAAGALPAGAGAELVAERGRLMQRAGERDGPGTMVAVLLTDPGDVAEVCADYSDVSVAVYNGRRQTVVSGATDQVTAVREELSETHTARFEELDVGTAFHSPLMSSAVDPFEAALAETAFETADAPVVSDVTGDPYTDGSRARSQLATQLTNPVRWTDVVAHLDEAGVDRYVELPPAGTLAALVERAGVSGEVVTLDEPTDAREVFDSVA encoded by the coding sequence GTGACCGAGACGGCGCTGCTGTGTCCCGGTCAGGGGAGCCAGACGAGCGGGATGGGAGCGGCCTTCTACGATGCCTGGCCCGAGTTCCGCGAGGCGTTCGCCCGTCTGGACGGGTCACTCGACCTCGACCTGGAGACACTGGTGTTCGAGAGCTCCGACGACAGGCTCCGAGAGACACGCTACACACAGCCGGCGGTGTTCGCGGTCGGCGTCACGGCAGCACGTGCGACCGACCGACGGTTCGACGTCGACCCGACGTTCTTCGCGGGTCACAGTCTCGGTCACTTCACTGCACTCGCCGCCGCGGGGGCGCTCCCCGCGGGTGCCGGTGCCGAACTCGTCGCCGAACGTGGACGGCTCATGCAGCGTGCTGGGGAACGAGACGGCCCGGGGACGATGGTCGCGGTCCTGTTGACCGACCCCGGAGACGTCGCGGAGGTGTGTGCAGACTACTCGGACGTCTCCGTCGCGGTGTACAACGGCCGGCGACAGACGGTCGTCAGCGGCGCGACCGACCAGGTCACGGCCGTTCGGGAGGAGCTGTCGGAGACACACACTGCCAGGTTCGAAGAACTGGACGTCGGCACCGCCTTCCACTCGCCGTTGATGTCCTCGGCGGTCGATCCGTTCGAGGCCGCGCTGGCTGAGACAGCGTTCGAGACTGCGGACGCGCCCGTCGTCTCCGACGTGACCGGCGATCCGTACACGGACGGGAGTCGGGCTCGGTCACAGCTGGCAACCCAACTGACGAACCCCGTCCGGTGGACGGACGTGGTCGCGCACCTCGACGAGGCGGGTGTCGACAGGTACGTCGAACTCCCGCCGGCCGGGACACTCGCGGCGCTCGTCGAGCGCGCCGGTGTCTCCGGAGAGGTAGTGACGCTCGACGAGCCGACGGACGCTCGCGAGGTGTTCGACAGTGTGGCCTGA
- a CDS encoding holo-ACP synthase, with product MSEPPSPPVTDLPNVRVETGVDTVSIGRIRGLVADEATGFVDRVFTTEERAYCDGTRHPAEHYAARWCVKEAARKLVDDPGRVAFRDVATHRTETGAPRLAVADTARRALTETVGAPPSTAAVDTAISLTHDRESDTATAVVTVAVGGGGPS from the coding sequence GTGTCTGAGCCGCCCTCGCCGCCGGTGACCGACCTCCCGAACGTCCGGGTCGAGACGGGCGTCGACACGGTGTCGATCGGACGGATCCGCGGACTCGTCGCCGACGAGGCGACCGGGTTCGTCGACCGCGTGTTCACCACCGAGGAACGGGCCTACTGTGACGGGACCAGACACCCGGCCGAACACTACGCCGCCCGGTGGTGTGTGAAGGAGGCTGCCAGGAAGCTGGTGGACGATCCCGGCCGGGTCGCGTTCCGTGACGTTGCGACCCACCGGACGGAGACGGGCGCCCCACGGCTCGCCGTCGCGGACACGGCGAGGCGAGCACTGACCGAGACGGTGGGTGCACCACCGTCGACGGCTGCCGTCGACACGGCCATCAGCCTGACCCACGACCGCGAGAGCGACACGGCGACGGCGGTCGTCACCGTCGCCGTCGGCGGAGGTGGTCCGTCGTGA